The following coding sequences lie in one Arachis ipaensis cultivar K30076 chromosome B05, Araip1.1, whole genome shotgun sequence genomic window:
- the LOC107644257 gene encoding uncharacterized protein LOC107644257 isoform X2, whose translation MDIEEDIRSLQLDSVGVCISKEEYLKSKQKVEEKSKEKEIEWGKGLAQKREAEAQLKELEIEKHKLLHATVGFLIEKESFELFMLVAGVIICSQLLVLMAFLPVVLDLVMQL comes from the exons ATGG ATATCGAGGAGGACATTCGTTCTTTACAGCTTGATTCTGTGG GAGTATGCATTTCCAAGGAAGAATACTTGAAgtcaaaacagaaagtagaagaaAAGTCAAAG GAGAAGGAAATAGAGTGGGGCAAGGGCTTGGCTCAGAAGAGGGAAGCTGAGGCTCAGCTGAAGGAACTTGAAATTGAGAAGCACAAGCTTTTGCACGCAACAG TAGGTTTTTTGATCGAGAAGGAAAGCTTCGAGCTATTTATGTTGGTGGCCGGTGTCATCATTTGTTCTCAACTTTTGGTGCTGATGGCATTCCTTCCTGTGGTTTTGGATTTGGTGATGCAATTGTAG
- the LOC107644257 gene encoding uncharacterized protein LOC107644257 isoform X1, which produces MLDIEEDIRSLQLDSVGVCISKEEYLKSKQKVEEKSKEKEIEWGKGLAQKREAEAQLKELEIEKHKLLHATVGFLIEKESFELFMLVAGVIICSQLLVLMAFLPVVLDLVMQL; this is translated from the exons ATGCTAGATATCGAGGAGGACATTCGTTCTTTACAGCTTGATTCTGTGG GAGTATGCATTTCCAAGGAAGAATACTTGAAgtcaaaacagaaagtagaagaaAAGTCAAAG GAGAAGGAAATAGAGTGGGGCAAGGGCTTGGCTCAGAAGAGGGAAGCTGAGGCTCAGCTGAAGGAACTTGAAATTGAGAAGCACAAGCTTTTGCACGCAACAG TAGGTTTTTTGATCGAGAAGGAAAGCTTCGAGCTATTTATGTTGGTGGCCGGTGTCATCATTTGTTCTCAACTTTTGGTGCTGATGGCATTCCTTCCTGTGGTTTTGGATTTGGTGATGCAATTGTAG